CGTGGGCCATTGCGTGAGTGAAATCACTAAACAGATGATTGCGTATTGTTTACAACGTCACTAAGTGTTGATTGCGCACCGGCTTTCTAATGTGTTATTGTAAATAACgatgttttgtttttccaGTATACTCTTTAGCGATAATGTTATGAGAATAGTATGTACACTGACTATCATATTAAAGAGGTAGGTATTGACACCTCTTAAGCTACATGTGTAAAGAGATTGATTTGTGAGCGTatcaaaggaaaaaatgaagtGTAATACTGAATAAAAACTACTCCTTTATTTATCTTCCAAGAGATTGAATATATAGGggaaacatttttttcttaactTCACACTAAACCATCTCTAAACAAAAGTCGGGCACCAGAGAGAGTAATGAAGTAGTGTAGGACAAAAGGTGCTATCGTGcgttaattattttactgTAAGGATTTAACACACGGTAAACAAACATATCGCCTGATGTCATTATTCGCTTCCCATAGTAATGATGTAAATATGTTATGACGCTGTTAGAGACTTACGTTTAGACATATTGATGGAAAATGCATTTATTCCACCCAAATCTAATACTATAAAAGGACTTCCTTTCCCAACCTAGTTGAGCATCGTTTCACACAAAAATAAgaattgtttgtttgtatttGGATAATTCTATAGTTTGTTCTCTCTTTTCACAAGactattaaattttatttttttgcattgtCCAACCGTCtattaatatatttatcaaTACTTCCAAAATGTCTAGCTCTAAGGCCAACCAAACCCGTGTTTGTTACCAACCTGAGGATACTACCTTTATTATCATCGCCTCAAACGGTCCCGATGTCATGAGATGGCGCAAGGACAAGACTGTTCCCTTAACTGAGATCGTCGACtcttttcaagtttttacAACTAGCAACAACAAAGGTAACGAAGGTCAATTAATTACTGCTTCCAAACAAGAACTTGAGAATACCTTTGGTACTAGCAAGGACGTTGATGTTGTCACTAAAATTTTGACTGACGGAAAAATCATTCCCCATCGTGAACATGGCAAGCACAAAGAAGTCAACTAAATGACTAATTCTACTAGTTGAGGCTAGTTATACCACCGACTTTAATGAGTTAAAACATATGGCCCACGTATATCTATTATAGGTATTCCCATTTGTGTTATATAATGATGCAATCTGACGAAGTACACAATGTCCGCATTCCAACATTACCTGAACTTCATGGCAATTTTTGGAATCCTTTCCCGTTCCTTTGGTAATTATTCGACTTTAATCTCCTATTGCCTCTGACATTGAGTCAAGGGTTAATGTTTGTGTCTTATCTAAGGGACTTAAAGGCATTTGTTATGTTTATGTATGATTATAACTTGCTTTTATGGTTTGGACGTTCTAAAGGCTGTGCGGTTATGTGTATGCTTtacgttaaaaaaaatctgtttttgtttacatagAAATGTATTTATGACTTTTGTTGTAACCTGTTGTTATGGTTGTATGGTgtgtttcatttttgtaGAAAATGCGTAATCATCGTAAGCATAACTTAATTTTTAGCTTTCAGCATTATTCTTGTGTACAATGCAGTGTTATAAGCTAGCtgcttaataaataatttcagCCTAGCAACTAATACACGCGACTTTATGATAGACGTATGACATACatatttgtatatatata
This region of Schizosaccharomyces pombe strain 972h- genome assembly, chromosome: II genomic DNA includes:
- the rtc3 gene encoding SBDS family protein Rtc3 — encoded protein: MSSSKANQTRVCYQPEDTTFIIIASNGPDVMRWRKDKTVPLTEIVDSFQVFTTSNNKGNEGQLITASKQELENTFGTSKDVDVVTKILTDGKIIPHREHGKHKEVN